In Raphanus sativus cultivar WK10039 chromosome 5, ASM80110v3, whole genome shotgun sequence, the following proteins share a genomic window:
- the LOC108858018 gene encoding two-component response regulator-like PRR37 isoform X4 has translation MASSLPQFYTDFTFSGETSSQFQGSSSYPDVSALSNYFDNDYSSFNTSSNPAPTFLPQVFGTSDVPMPEYNYYYQKMGVNNATQYLHGGNQEYYGFSPEIKPFGEQSWGNCEGGIQAESNTKVGRYTVEERKDRIMRYLKKKNQRNFNKTIKYVCRKTLADRRVRVRGRFARNNDTCEQQSHMSKTHNNNSEKEEDMFSGSDDYLMQMENDDGWLHEAMSNLISFPCELDAPGDDHHPSTWSF, from the exons ATGGCATCATCTCTTCCTCAGTTCTACACCGACTTCACATTTTCCGGCGAGACTTCTTCCCAGTTTCAGGGCTCTTCTTCATATCCTGACGTCTCAGCTCTGTCCAATTACTTCGACAACGATTACAGCTCCTTCAACACATCTTCTAACCCAGCGCCCACATTTTTGCCCCAAGTTTTTGGGACTTCTGACGTTCCTATGCCAGAGTACAACTATTATTACCAGAAAATGGGTGTGAACAATGCCACACAATATCTTCATGGTGGTAATCAAGAATACTACGGCTTTTCACCGGAGATCAAGCCCTTTGGAGAGCAATCTTGG GGAAATTGTGAAGGAGGGATACAAGCTGAGTCGAACACAAAGGTGGGACGCTATACAGTCGAAGAACGTAAAGACAGAATCATGAGGTACTTGAAAAAGAAGAACCAACGAAACTTCAATAAGACCATCAAG taTGTATGTCGTAAAACCCTAGCTGACCGGCGTGTTCGTGTTCGAGGGCGATTTGCTAGAAACAATGACACATGTGAACAACAATCTCACATGTCTAAGACTCACAACAACAATtctgaaaaagaagaagatatgttTTCTGGATCAGACGACTATCTAATGCAG ATGGAAAACGACGATGGGTGGCTTCACGAAGCAATGTCTAATCTGATTTCTTTTCCTTGTGAATTGGACGCTCCTGGAGATGATCATCATCCAAGCACATGGAGCTTCTGA
- the LOC108858018 gene encoding two-component response regulator-like PRR37 isoform X3 — translation MASSLPQFYTDFTFSGETSSQFQGSSSYPDVSALSNYFDNDYSSFNTSSNPAPTFLPQVFGTSDVPMPEYNYYYQKMGVNNATQYLHGGNQEYYGFSPEIKPFGEQSWGNCEGGIQAESNTKVGRYTVEERKDRIMRYLKKKNQRNFNKTIKYVCRKTLADRRVRVRGRFARNNDTCEQQSHMSKTHNNNSEKEEDMFSGSDDYLMQQMENDDGWLHEAMSNLISFPCELDAPGDDHHPSTWSF, via the exons ATGGCATCATCTCTTCCTCAGTTCTACACCGACTTCACATTTTCCGGCGAGACTTCTTCCCAGTTTCAGGGCTCTTCTTCATATCCTGACGTCTCAGCTCTGTCCAATTACTTCGACAACGATTACAGCTCCTTCAACACATCTTCTAACCCAGCGCCCACATTTTTGCCCCAAGTTTTTGGGACTTCTGACGTTCCTATGCCAGAGTACAACTATTATTACCAGAAAATGGGTGTGAACAATGCCACACAATATCTTCATGGTGGTAATCAAGAATACTACGGCTTTTCACCGGAGATCAAGCCCTTTGGAGAGCAATCTTGG GGAAATTGTGAAGGAGGGATACAAGCTGAGTCGAACACAAAGGTGGGACGCTATACAGTCGAAGAACGTAAAGACAGAATCATGAGGTACTTGAAAAAGAAGAACCAACGAAACTTCAATAAGACCATCAAG taTGTATGTCGTAAAACCCTAGCTGACCGGCGTGTTCGTGTTCGAGGGCGATTTGCTAGAAACAATGACACATGTGAACAACAATCTCACATGTCTAAGACTCACAACAACAATtctgaaaaagaagaagatatgttTTCTGGATCAGACGACTATCTAATGCAG CAGATGGAAAACGACGATGGGTGGCTTCACGAAGCAATGTCTAATCTGATTTCTTTTCCTTGTGAATTGGACGCTCCTGGAGATGATCATCATCCAAGCACATGGAGCTTCTGA
- the LOC108858018 gene encoding two-component response regulator-like PRR37 isoform X2 has product MASSLPQFYTDFTFSGETSSQFQGSSSYPDVSALSNYFDNDYSSFNTSSNPAPTFLPQVFGTSDVPMPEYNYYYQKMGVNNATQYLHGGNQEYYGFSPEIKPFGEQSWQGNCEGGIQAESNTKVGRYTVEERKDRIMRYLKKKNQRNFNKTIKYVCRKTLADRRVRVRGRFARNNDTCEQQSHMSKTHNNNSEKEEDMFSGSDDYLMQMENDDGWLHEAMSNLISFPCELDAPGDDHHPSTWSF; this is encoded by the exons ATGGCATCATCTCTTCCTCAGTTCTACACCGACTTCACATTTTCCGGCGAGACTTCTTCCCAGTTTCAGGGCTCTTCTTCATATCCTGACGTCTCAGCTCTGTCCAATTACTTCGACAACGATTACAGCTCCTTCAACACATCTTCTAACCCAGCGCCCACATTTTTGCCCCAAGTTTTTGGGACTTCTGACGTTCCTATGCCAGAGTACAACTATTATTACCAGAAAATGGGTGTGAACAATGCCACACAATATCTTCATGGTGGTAATCAAGAATACTACGGCTTTTCACCGGAGATCAAGCCCTTTGGAGAGCAATCTTGG CAGGGAAATTGTGAAGGAGGGATACAAGCTGAGTCGAACACAAAGGTGGGACGCTATACAGTCGAAGAACGTAAAGACAGAATCATGAGGTACTTGAAAAAGAAGAACCAACGAAACTTCAATAAGACCATCAAG taTGTATGTCGTAAAACCCTAGCTGACCGGCGTGTTCGTGTTCGAGGGCGATTTGCTAGAAACAATGACACATGTGAACAACAATCTCACATGTCTAAGACTCACAACAACAATtctgaaaaagaagaagatatgttTTCTGGATCAGACGACTATCTAATGCAG ATGGAAAACGACGATGGGTGGCTTCACGAAGCAATGTCTAATCTGATTTCTTTTCCTTGTGAATTGGACGCTCCTGGAGATGATCATCATCCAAGCACATGGAGCTTCTGA
- the LOC108857758 gene encoding nucleolar protein 56 has product MSMYLLYESSSGYGLFEAHGLDEIGQNTEAVRSSVSDLDRFGRVVQLTAFHPSESALDALNQINAVSEGYMSDELRSFLELNLPKVKEGKTPKFSLGVSEPKIGSCIFEATKIPCQSNEFVLELLRGVRQHFDRFIKDLKPGDLEKAQLGLAHSYSRAKVKFNVNRVDNMVIQAIFMLDTLDKDINSFAMRVREWYSWHFPELVKIVNDNYLYARVSKIIEDKSKLSEDHIPMLTEILGDEDKAKEVVEAGKASMGQDISPLDLINVQIFAQKVMDLSDYRKKLYDYLVAKMSDIAPNLAALIGEMVAARLISHAGSLTNLAKCPSSTLQILGAEKALFRALKTRGNTPKYGLIFHSSFIGRAAAKNKGRIARYLANKCSVASRIDCFADSSTTAFGEKLREQVEERLEFYDKGVAPRKNVDVMREVLESLETKDEGKATAGEASEKKKKRKSEEKDGEEEGEKSKKKKKKSKAVEEELTKDNGHSNKKKKKKTKSQDDE; this is encoded by the exons ATGTCAATGTATCTTCTCTACGAATCATCTTCCGGGTACGGCCTGTTCGAGGCGCACGGCCTCGATGAGATCGGACAGAACACGGAGGCTGTTCGAAGCTCTGTTTCAGACCTAGATCGGTTCGGCCGGGTCGTCCAGCTTACTGCTTTCCACCCATCTGAGTCTGCTCTCGATGCTCTCAACCAAATCAACGCCGTTTCTGAAG GGTATATGAGTGATGAGCTGAGAAGCTTTCTGGAGTTGAATCTTCCGAAAGTGAAGGAAGGAAAGACTCCCAAGTTTAGCTTAGGAGTGTCCGAGCCAAAGATTGGTTCTTGCATTTTCGAAGCCACCAAGATTCCTTGCCAGAGCAATGAGTTCGTTCTTGAGCTTCTTAGAGGTGTGCGTCAGCATTTTGATAGGTTCATCAAGGACCTAAAG CCTGGTGATTTGGAAAAAGCGCAACTTGGACTAGCTCACAGCTACAGCAGAGCAAAGGTGAAGTTCAATGTTAACCGTGTGGACAACATGGTTATTCAAGCCATTTTTATGCTCGACACGCTTGATAAAGATATCAATTCCTTTGCCATGAGAGTCag AGAATGGTACTCGTGGCACTTCCCTGAACTAGTCAAGATAGTCAACGACAACTACCTTTACGCCCGAGTGTCAAAGATTATTGAGGACAAGTCAAAGCTGTCTGAAGACCACATCCCTATGCTTACTGAAATCCTTGGAGATGAAGATAAGGCTAAAGAGGTCGTTGAAGCTGGGAAAGCATCTATGG GCCAGGATATATCACCACTTGATCTGATCAATGTCCAGATCTTTGCTCAGAAAGTTATGGACCTTTCTGATTACAGAAAGAAGCTCTACGATTACCTCGTTGCTAAAATGAGCGACATTGCTCCAAATTTGGCGGCTTTGATAGGAGAGATGGTTGCAGCGAGGCTGATTTCACATGCGGGGAGTCTCACAAATCTCGCCAAGTGTCCATCTTCAACTCTCCAGATTCTTGGTGCTGAGAAAGCACTCTTCAG GGCGCTGAAGACACGTGGAAACACACCCAAGTACGGTCTTATATTCCACTCTTCGTTCATAGGGCGTGCAGCTGCTAAAAACAAGGGACGTATTGCTCGTTACCTCGCTAACAAGTGTTCGGTTGCTTCCCGGATCGATTGTTTCGCTG ATAGCAGCACTACAGCTTTTGGTGAGAAACTTAGGGAACAAGTTGAGGAACGACTAGAGTTTTATGATAAAGGTGTTGCCCCACGTAAGAATGTGGATGTAATGAGAGAAGTGCTGGAAAGTCTTGAGACGAAAG ACGAGGGAAAAGCCACAGCAGGGGAGGcctcagaaaagaaaaagaagagaaagtcAGAGGAGAAGGATGGGGAAGAAGAAGGggagaaatcaaagaaaaagaaaaagaaaagcaaagcaGTAGAAGAGGAATTAACTAAAGATAATGGTCACAgcaacaagaaaaagaagaagaaaactaagTCACAAGATGATGAATAG
- the LOC108859333 gene encoding uncharacterized protein LOC108859333 yields the protein MASDHSTKNPPIMESKTRHPLHQIADTPTHKLLLKQWLKEEELILSRVSHKESQIDSVRREITQLYIFFFLFHSISLLLLFHASSTSSSPSSACKRSWIPSLCALLSSLGLIWAVRYKSEVESHLEKLLEREKEDAKLLRKCVEELKKKGIEFDLLKEVDALRRAKSLRVESKVVRKWSARDFVTLFFFSVSCLVLAMIRLILCD from the coding sequence ATGGCGTCAGACCATAGCACGAAGAACCCACCAATCATGGAGTCAAAAACGAGACACCCTCTCCACCAAATCGCCGACACGCCAACGCACAAGCTCCTCCTGAAACAGTGGCTGAAAGAAGAAGAGCTCATCCTCAGCCGCGTCTCGCACAAAGAGTCTCAGATCGATTCCGTGAGACGAGAGATCACTCAGCtctacatcttcttcttcctcttccactccatctctctcctcctcctcttccacgCCTCTTCCACctcctcttctccttcatcCGCGTGCAAGAGATCGTGGATCCCATCTCTCTGCGCTCTCTTGTCTTCTCTCGGACTCATCTGGGCCGTGAGGTACAAGTCCGAAGTGGAGTCGCATCTCGAGAAGTTGCTGGAGAGGGAGAAAGAAGATGCGAAGCTGTTGCGTAAGTGCGTTGAGGAGTTGAAGAAGAAAGGGATCGAGTTTGATTTGCTAAAGGAAGTGGACGCGCTTCGCAGGGCGAAGAGCTTGAGGGTTGAGTCTAAGGTCGTGAGGAAATGGTCTGCGAGGGACTTTGTgacgctcttcttcttctctgtttcgtGTTTGGTTCTTGCCATGATTAGACTCATTCTCTGTGACTAG
- the LOC108858017 gene encoding uncharacterized protein LOC108858017, giving the protein MESSSIIAGLLLLTTLVNLLVTSRANEELMMQQCHNSDNPTLCLRCLSSDPTAPKADRVELARIILKCVESHLITLTNNTSTLASKHRGSPKAAAALKQCGLGYATAKRGVGKVDAHLIAGEYDKAAYDVSMTVEAPPVSCRASLVTLKFNLPSSFRYHTEVYLALTQTLLRIIDRF; this is encoded by the coding sequence ATGGAGTCTTCTTCTATTATAGCAGGGCTTCTTCTCCTCACCACACTTGTTAATTTATTGGTAACCTCCAGAGCTAACGAAGAGCTGATGATGCAACAATGCCACAACTCCGACAACCCCACCTTGTGTCTTCGCTGTCTGAGCTCAGACCCAACTGCTCCAAAAGCCGACCGAGTCGAACTGGCTCGCATCATCCTCAAATGCGTCGAGTCTCACCTCATCACCCTCACTAACAACACTTCCACTTTGGCCTCGAAGCACCGCGGGAGTCCCAAGGCTGCAGCCGCGTTGAAACAGTGTGGTTTGGGTTACGCGACGGCAAAGCGTGGCGTGGGAAAGGTCGACGCTCACTTGATAGCCGGAGAATACGACAAGGCTGCGTATGACGTTAGCATGACGGTGGAGGCTCCTCCGGTCTCGTGCCGTGCCAGTCTCGTGACACTTAAATTTAATTTGCCCTCGAGTTTCCGTTACCATACAGAGGTTTACTTGGCGTTGACTCAAACTCTGCTCAGGATCATTGATCGCTTCTAG
- the LOC108858018 gene encoding two-component response regulator-like PRR37 isoform X1, which produces MASSLPQFYTDFTFSGETSSQFQGSSSYPDVSALSNYFDNDYSSFNTSSNPAPTFLPQVFGTSDVPMPEYNYYYQKMGVNNATQYLHGGNQEYYGFSPEIKPFGEQSWQGNCEGGIQAESNTKVGRYTVEERKDRIMRYLKKKNQRNFNKTIKYVCRKTLADRRVRVRGRFARNNDTCEQQSHMSKTHNNNSEKEEDMFSGSDDYLMQQMENDDGWLHEAMSNLISFPCELDAPGDDHHPSTWSF; this is translated from the exons ATGGCATCATCTCTTCCTCAGTTCTACACCGACTTCACATTTTCCGGCGAGACTTCTTCCCAGTTTCAGGGCTCTTCTTCATATCCTGACGTCTCAGCTCTGTCCAATTACTTCGACAACGATTACAGCTCCTTCAACACATCTTCTAACCCAGCGCCCACATTTTTGCCCCAAGTTTTTGGGACTTCTGACGTTCCTATGCCAGAGTACAACTATTATTACCAGAAAATGGGTGTGAACAATGCCACACAATATCTTCATGGTGGTAATCAAGAATACTACGGCTTTTCACCGGAGATCAAGCCCTTTGGAGAGCAATCTTGG CAGGGAAATTGTGAAGGAGGGATACAAGCTGAGTCGAACACAAAGGTGGGACGCTATACAGTCGAAGAACGTAAAGACAGAATCATGAGGTACTTGAAAAAGAAGAACCAACGAAACTTCAATAAGACCATCAAG taTGTATGTCGTAAAACCCTAGCTGACCGGCGTGTTCGTGTTCGAGGGCGATTTGCTAGAAACAATGACACATGTGAACAACAATCTCACATGTCTAAGACTCACAACAACAATtctgaaaaagaagaagatatgttTTCTGGATCAGACGACTATCTAATGCAG CAGATGGAAAACGACGATGGGTGGCTTCACGAAGCAATGTCTAATCTGATTTCTTTTCCTTGTGAATTGGACGCTCCTGGAGATGATCATCATCCAAGCACATGGAGCTTCTGA